Part of the Diprion similis isolate iyDipSimi1 chromosome 10, iyDipSimi1.1, whole genome shotgun sequence genome, ATAtaattctatacatatatatgtatgtatgcatgtatatatgtatgtatatatatgtactatatgtcacaatgaatatttcaaacactGAGAATGATTCAATTCATTAATCATTGTTATGAAAGTGAGAAGCaaattcaatatacatatatatgtatatacatatatatacaaacatatacaatatatatatatacacatgcataatcctatatgtatgtatatataaaaagcgattcagttataggtatatacacctatacgaattttacaatttcttatatatataaataatacccGCGATCGAGAAGGACCCTCCTCACGCATGTTACTTTGCATGGCGAATGGGTATATTAGTATTTAGGCCGtggtacaaataataataacattaatagtaatagtaataataataataataataataatacgtgtaacaaaatgcaattttctaaaacatacatttcgaaaataattcgtaACGATATCAACAGTGGCCAATAATTTACAATAGAGGCTTACGATTAGCTCTGATAAGTCCCAAGAACTTGCCAAAATATGATCTGCCCGTTGCCGTGTATAATTGTGCAGATCAAACTCTGATCGGATCTAAAGTACCTGctgtattaaaattataagaataacaccgataataataataataataataataataataataataataattacaattacaattacaataattataataatgatgatagtAATTaccatattaataataatattaatgacggTAATGACGATGATGACAATCGTGATAATAACAAGGATAATAACCGAATATGCAAAAACTTagaatggaaatttttacccttgcgtatataagtatatatagataagtatagtgtgtgcgtgtgtttgtgtgtgttcAACTAATGtgcgaaatatatatatatatatatatatatacacacacacacacagcatacatattatacgtgtatcaATTGTATAAAGTATCTACACACGAATTCTATATCAGACAGAGATGAAGGTTCAGATTTGTCATGGCCATATAATGGGGATTATAAATTCAACAAGGGTttccaattaaaaaattattgcaatccAATGCAGGTATGGGTGTAGATGATACTATTATCGCTCAAATGTGGTGAAAGTAATAACGTTAATAAGATCACTATTGGTTCACTTTTTGCAGAATCCAGTGTACGTGTGACACTAGGAgttgaaattatatatttacattgaACTTTGATTGATACGTCGCCAGGCCAGATCTCAATCAGTTGAATAGattgttaataaatattctaGTGTTTTGTGGCTCCTACTGAGATAAATTGAGTCTGTAGTTCCGCGAAAAATCGCTTGAGAGAAATTcgattgagtgaaaaaaaacgagatgaagaaaagagaaaaggaaaatggaGCTTGCGACCCAATAACTATTACAATAGTgcgtattaatattatatatacatatatataatatatgtatagtgtatatataatatatgggtATATATACAACGTTGATACCAAGAAGCCTCTCATTCTGCAAGATTAATGGAATATGTACTTATATGGTTCGATCCATATGGTTTACACTTATAAATTTAAGTATGCCGCATTTGTTTACAAAATGTTACGGGTAACGAAATCTAATCAAAGTTGAAGGAAACGTTTCGTTTATTCCTTAAACACTGCCGACATTACCATTGTTTAAAATCATATTTGGCAAGTATAACGATATATTctatgaacaaatttttcgttcgCCACATCGCTGTATTCAATCGACGTGTACAGACACATGTTTGCCCTGCTAAGTCTCTGCATATTTACAATAATGTATACTTTCCTCAATTCATTGCAATTATTGATTATCATATTTTAACTAATTGAAAATACATCAAAATTAGTACGCATGGTGGTTAGGTGAAAACTGAGCTTTTTACACACAAATACACATGCACACGCATCGGCTAGACTTTCCAttgtcattatcattatttcacaCGACGCCAGCTATACCCGCACGTCATTGTGCCATAGCTATTACATGTTCAAGAGATTCTAAACTCTGCATTATTCTAATCTGCGACAAAAAAGCAAATATTTGGCGTCATATTTTGATTCCTGGCGACAATTGTTGCGATTACATATTGTCACCGTGTTCAAATTGTCGAAAGTATGTATGGTAATAGTTGTGAATTACAAGGGGAAACGCGAGCAATGAGGGTTTAGCAATAAGTGCTAATTAAATAGTGGAGCACAAGATATTAAATCTCCCTCCATCTTTCATAGCATATCGTAGCcattattttctcattcgAAACATCAAATACAAAACCAGCTATTTTATACTGTCCCTCAGCTTGGGGTTTTATCATTCAATCAATTCCTGCTCATAATTGGTTTACATAAGTGTACGAATTTCAACGTTGTtcgttgaaacaatttttcacagcccgttatttcatttgtttttttttttcaacagtaaaATTTGTTAATCCAAATCACCGGAATAATATATCATATTTGTCTCAAGACTTAGTCACGGGCAGGCAATCGATAACGCGATGCCAGTAATTAAGTTTCCAATTTGTGGTGATGACCGAAATTTGGCAAGACTTATCTTCTTCAACTATACGTAAATACATTATTGCAGTAAATAGTGCTTTTATagagtaaatatatatatatatatatatatatatatatatatatgcgtaaaCTGCACAAAGCGTAagagtacatatatacatacgtacctaTAATCTTTGTTGGGAGaaaagaattagaaaaattgtatcGCCCTGCAAACTCCTGTGTTCCAAATACACGCACCAATAGTCCACGCACCACGCACTTgttcgttgaaatatttctattgaACCGCTACATCGGGTAAATCGTTACAGTTTAATATTCGGTTCACTCgggtgtttgaaaattatattaccACATACTCTAGATTGTTGATTATTCATAATCACTTACATCGCGTGGCTAttcatctatctatctatctatctatcttaAGATCTACCTACCTGcctatctatttatctatctgTTTTTTATCTCTCTACGCTAATCCTAAATGTTTCTTATCTCTGTATGCTAATTCCCCTAAGTCTTCTAATCTATCCTTCACTGACGGATGACAGAGAACTACGCGTCGAACCACCGGCCGCAACGGTATGATGGGTTAGATCTGGAAGATCAGGCAGATCTGGGAGGTCTGGTGGCAGGCATAGAGGCACTGCTgacggtccataaatggcctcCTGCACCTCCAATTGTTGAGCGAATTGTTCTTCTAGTCTCTGCAATATAACATAATAAACAGTTGATAATAAATTAGATTAGCATATATGGAAATATTAGGTGTTCTTTTCACgtacacaaattttatttcgttattcttataatagaaatatttgagaaaaattagtcttaaaaaaattgaaactagaTTGAGAATCACGACTATGAAGAggtgtgtttgaaattttactgaTAAGTAATTAGTTTTAGTAGATGTTAGTGTGAAAATGCAAGGGTGCATCTGAGGAGAATTCAAGAATTCGTTTTATACCCGCATGATTTAGGTAAAGCGATGGCAGCAGTTTGGTAATGCAATTCAATACTCAtcagaatagaattgataaatAACTGACCTTTGGTATTCGAGTGTTAACGATTCTCGGACAAATCTTCTACCTGTACTCAATGCCACCAAATACAGGTGTTCGGAGAGGTATCAAAGGATGTGAATAGCGTACAATTTCACATAACagaaatatatacacaaactcatatacatatgtaatatgtatatacatacaagcaCAGACATTTCCAAACCACAAACCCTTGATGACACGatttcatataaatatacatgtgAATGTATACCTACAGATAGGGAAATGACTGTGTGAAAACATCCATAATTCGACAAACATAAACAACGTAAAGATATTCAGAACCAAAGGAAcatgttgaaatatttaatgatTTGAATCACACTACAAAAATGGTAGCTACTGATGAATACAGAAACAGGATTTCTCGATTTGCATTGCTAGTACATGTGTGGCAATGATAGTGGACGAAACAAATTTAGATACTCTTCAGACCGTAGCCTGCGGAGTGCAGTATCGAGAAGAATAATAGGTGAAGACTATTACGGCAGCGGGAAATGCTTAGCAATGAATGGAGCATTTTCAAAAGACGATAAACGATATACAACAATGCAACAAGACTGAAATGACGTGAAAGAGTGAGCTAGGATCATTTACGCAAGGAAAGTGGGCGGAATTCGTTGggatttgccaattttttgtCAAGACTAGCACCCTCAAGTCCAGACAATGAAGTAGCATCCGCTTCGGAACCGGGATGTTTGAGTGATACACGAGGTAAACTGAATGCTGATGGAGATGGCTGAGGTTTGATGTAGGAATTAGCTCTGGAAGTGGATGCGAAAGAACGTGGCGATCTGCGCCAACTGTTGGACATGCCCGTAGTCGTTGTTATTTCAACACCCATGCCGACAGGACTGACACCGCGAGACGTGTCTAAGGAGATTAATGAAAGGTCGCTGAGACGTGTCGGTAATGAACCTGGATATCGTGATTCCAGGGCTTCCATTTCCGTAGCCAGTTCAGCCTCTATTTTCTACAACAATTGTGTAACACTGTTGTTAATAATTCCAGCACGATAAATCGTACTATAAGAATTACAATGATGACGTTAACGACAGCGAGCATTGCATGTGAGCTCTTTGCTTTGAACACAAGTCAGAAGAATCGATTGAGCCCAAGTttataaaatgtttaaatattttcattaacaCGTAGAAAatgtgtgtaaaataaaacttaaaaGAAGCAAATATCAAAGTTAACACGTGAGATTTACATATTCAAGTCGTGAGAAAAACGATTTCATCTATTATTTCTTCCATGAACAGAAAAACCAAAAGCCATGAGAAGGAATTTCGTTGAATGGACATGCAAAAAATTACTGCTGTTATTTTCAGTCGATAAAATTCAACATATCTTATATCTACCTAGTATCAGTGTTCTATATAAATAGATCAGATGTTGTTATTTGATAATGGCATACATGTGGGCATGTGTAAACAGTAAGtgcgtggattttttttcttaaaataacATGCAAAAAGTCTGTAAGACTTATATCATTAACGACTAACCTGCTTTCGTGGTTTAAGCTGCGCTTTCCACTCCCGAAGTTCCTTTGTGTAGGATTCCTCCTGTTCCTTGAGCTTCATTGTCTCATGTTCCATGAGCATTTTTCGCTTTTCATTTTGAAGTTGTTCCAACTCCTTGATGGAAGCATCGCTCTGTGCCCTCAATTCTTCAAGTTGCCTGGCATGTTTCAATTCAAACCTTTGTTGTTCAGCCCTGtatctcttcttttcattctcttgGAATTTCTTCAACTTATCACGCTCAGCGTCTGGGTCAGGCGTAAGGGCGGCAGTCATTGATATACGCATTGATTCACGGAACATCATCTCCCTAGCCTTCATCTCTGTGCGTATTCTCTTTGGAAGGTTCCTACGTTCAACAGTCTGACGTTTGACAAGCTCCTCTTCCTTGCGCTGATTCATTCTCTTCATCTGCTCAAGCTCCTTTTCATGCCTTATCAGCATTTGGTGCCTTTGCAAAAAGAATATATCTTTCAGTTGTCGCTTCAGTAGTTGCTGACGCTCTTTGATTTGTCTCTCTTCAAGTTCCCATATCGCCGCCTCCCTTGCCCTCATGAGCTGCTGTTTCTGCTGCAAGAATTGTCTTTCCATAAGTGCAATCCTCTCACGGTGACTGTCCGATAGCCTCCTCAGCGACATCTCATGGCTCTCATTcaacttttccaaaaatactTTCTCCCTAGCTTCATGTTCGGCCTCGAGTTTATCCTTCCGCGTCTTGAACGCATTCTTTCGCCTCTCTTTAGGCATAAGGTCAACCTCTTGCTTGAGCAGTCGCAGCTCCTGCTTCAGCCCTTCACGAAATTGTTTCAACTCGCGTTCTTGCTCActacggattttttttgaagcgagCCTCAGGTCAGCCTCTTGTTGAGTCTCAGCCCTTTCAATCTGTTGACGCTGTTGTCTGGCTAGCGTATCAAGGTCACCTTCTGCTCCACGTTCCAACATAAGCCTCTCTTGTTCAAACCGCTTCTCCTGCTGATCCTTGGTGAATTGTGATTTCTGTGACAGATCCTGAAATTGCTTTTGTTCCATTTTTTGCAACATCTTAAGTTCCCGCAGTTCTTGTTTTCGAAATATCTGGTCGTCGTACACCTTGCCATTTTCATCATCTCCGTATATCACCTTTGATGTAGTAGTCGTAACTACAACGCCATCAATCTCAAACTTTCTCGTACGTTTTCGTGTCTTTTTCTTAAGATTCATTATCTGAATATCTTCCTTTGTCCTCGCTTGTCTCGGTGCATCTCTTGTGTATTCGGGAGGTTTTCTTCTGAGTACAACTTCGTCGTCAATTTCCGACGATTGCCGGGAATCTCTTCCCAAGTGGTTGTCTCGGCTTGAACCTCGGCTGTCCTGGCTTATTGTCGTTGATATAGATTCAGCATCCGATCTGTCGACACTCTTGCTAGGTGTGTGAGACCTGGTTGATCCTTCATCGCTGTTGGACCGATGCGACGAGTTTGCCTCATTACTGCAGCTACTGTCAGGTGAGATGCGTTTACCTTTTGATCCTTTACCTCCACTTTCTTCTCTTGATTCATTTGCATGCTTCGCCATCATTGGCCAAGGTCCTGCTGCTGTACCATCACCGCGTACATTTGCAATTCCATTGGGCATCAGCTTTGTAGGGCTAGCAAGATCGTCGACATCCGTTGACCCAACAGTAGTTCCAGCAACCATCACTGACATACGAGGTGGAGTTAGCATCTCGTCGCCGCTTTCGCTCTTTGAACTGgacctcctccttcttctcctactattattactactaaTATGATCTGCCGTTGATGTGCCAGTATTACTATTCTTGCCAACAACTGATGAATCTTTTACTCGTTCTTTGTCATCACCAACAGTAACTACAGACACATGGCTAGTATCCATTAATTCGTCATCGACGATCGGACTTACTATGACAACTTCCGACTCATCCAGTTTCTTGCCTACACGTTTCGAAGTATCGGTGGCGCATATTACAATCGGCTGTTCCTGTGGCGTGTATTCGAGGCTATCTAAGCTTGTAAACCCATCGTCATCAGTCGAACTCTCATTTACCTGGGTTTTGTTTGTCTCATTTGCAACGATTACAACCTCAGATGTTGGGGACTGGCGacgaggtggaggtggagttGCCATGCCATCGATAAGTACAGGCGGATGTGTTGTTACAACGGTAACTTGGCTTACATTACTTGCCAAACTATTTGACGGATCAGGTGTATCTGGAGTTATTCGTACCATGGATTTATTGAATCGTGTATCTTCTTGATGCTCAGAGGGTTTTGATTTACCTTCAAaggtaaatataaatacattaGTCTCTATTTAGGGGGACATACGACCTGGGGCTggagaattttataaatttgtcaATTGTCAAGAATATCACAGTAAATGCTCATAACAATCATGACTCTGCAAATAGTGTAGGATAGAGTGAGACACTTTAGCGGAAGATTGTATAGATTTCTGGCATAAGAAACCAATGAGTGTCAAAtcttaatttcaaaaacaatgaACTAATATAAGCAAATATCTTACCGGTAATAACGACAACATTATCTCCACTGCCGCTTCTGGATACGCTACGGCTCCTCACTGGTGTTGATGTAACAACAGCGACTCCTGTCCCGGCAGACGAACCTCTCCTATGAATATATTCTGACCTGTCCACCGTATCaccggaatttttttcttttctcgcttGGTTTTCTCTCTTCCGATCCAGACTACTGTCCCTATAAATCTCACTGGACTGCGACCTCGAAACATTATTGCCAAACGAATCATTGGTCGATGCTTCTTGACTTCGACTCTTCAAAAGAGTTGTTTGAGTGCCAAGATCTGAGTTAACATCGGCAGTAGAGCTCGATTTTGGTGTACGTTTTCCAGAAAGTTGGGAAATTGTGCTTGCTCCTGAAATGCGCTTCAGTGTTTCGATCGACGCGTGATCGGAGTGCCGTTTTGCAGAATCCAtcgaaattcgtttttcaAGAACAGCATTCAGTTTATCTTCTACGGATTTTCGCTTTTCATCCAGactttggaaattttcgtctgtgACTGTTCGCGCATCGTGCCGTATGTCATATTTTGGTCGTTGATCCTCGATCAGTGGTTTCTTTTCATGCCTAAAAGTTGATTGATCAAAAAATTAGTAATTGAACgtgaaaacgatgaaaaaattgctaaTACTCGATTAGCACATGAAGTTACGAATATTCGCCAGTAATATTGATAATTTACCTTTTACGCTCCTCCACCG contains:
- the LOC124411531 gene encoding serine/threonine-protein kinase 10 isoform X1 gives rise to the protein MSFLSNLKKAFHFGGNDAKKKKLFNNIKMDCDPEEFWEMIGELGDGAFGKVYKAQSKQTQQLAAAKMCALEGEDDLADFMIEIDILSECKHPNIVELHEAYFMEGKLWMLIEYCDGGALDSIMVELEKALTEPQIAYICQHMTQGLAFLHKAKVIHRDLKAGNVLLTMAGGVKLADFGVSAKNKHTLQKHDTFIGTPYWMAPEVVLCETFRDNPYDFKVDIWSLGITLIEFAQMEPPNHEMSPMRVLLKIQKSDPPRLDQPGKWSKDFNEFVAKALIKDPAARPTADELLKHPFVNRTLDSKPVRDLLLEYKADVVEEELLDEDAEEQRTSQLPLELDQLGDDSASLRSDNDVKPAEKENVAAASVPHQREESNKREGEREGEKEERNKKLRKADSKENIPVSAEKKLAPKPPVANESNERRISREKGPAPLPPGTTTRHDTSKADDKENIPKPSVTEKNNTVTPVMTDKEKSIVNKKLEKKSISQNDSDDRDIKKVPAQIAGEERSHHIPVETCRSEEGSDKPKSVLNEKSVGEKKKPPPEKPVDGEVRRRSMDEKRKLPADKQQLSNEDKRKSAPVKPVHTPDGVKEPVCIRQTSVEERKRHEKKPLIEDQRPKYDIRHDARTVTDENFQSLDEKRKSVEDKLNAVLEKRISMDSAKRHSDHASIETLKRISGASTISQLSGKRTPKSSSTADVNSDLGTQTTLLKSRSQEASTNDSFGNNVSRSQSSEIYRDSSLDRKRENQARKEKNSGDTVDRSEYIHRRGSSAGTGVAVVTSTPVRSRSVSRSGSGDNVVVITGKSKPSEHQEDTRFNKSMVRITPDTPDPSNSLASNVSQVTVVTTHPPVLIDGMATPPPPRRQSPTSEVVIVANETNKTQVNESSTDDDGFTSLDSLEYTPQEQPIVICATDTSKRVGKKLDESEVVIVSPIVDDELMDTSHVSVVTVGDDKERVKDSSVVGKNSNTGTSTADHISSNNSRRRRRRSSSKSESGDEMLTPPRMSVMVAGTTVGSTDVDDLASPTKLMPNGIANVRGDGTAAGPWPMMAKHANESREESGGKGSKGKRISPDSSCSNEANSSHRSNSDEGSTRSHTPSKSVDRSDAESISTTISQDSRGSSRDNHLGRDSRQSSEIDDEVVLRRKPPEYTRDAPRQARTKEDIQIMNLKKKTRKRTRKFEIDGVVVTTTTSKVIYGDDENGKVYDDQIFRKQELRELKMLQKMEQKQFQDLSQKSQFTKDQQEKRFEQERLMLERGAEGDLDTLARQQRQQIERAETQQEADLRLASKKIRSEQERELKQFREGLKQELRLLKQEVDLMPKERRKNAFKTRKDKLEAEHEAREKVFLEKLNESHEMSLRRLSDSHRERIALMERQFLQQKQQLMRAREAAIWELEERQIKERQQLLKRQLKDIFFLQRHQMLIRHEKELEQMKRMNQRKEEELVKRQTVERRNLPKRIRTEMKAREMMFRESMRISMTAALTPDPDAERDKLKKFQENEKKRYRAEQQRFELKHARQLEELRAQSDASIKELEQLQNEKRKMLMEHETMKLKEQEESYTKELREWKAQLKPRKQKIEAELATEMEALESRYPGSLPTRLSDLSLISLDTSRGVSPVGMGVEITTTTGMSNSWRRSPRSFASTSRANSYIKPQPSPSAFSLPRVSLKHPGSEADATSLSGLEGASLDKKLANPNEFRPLSLQTRRTIRSTIGGAGGHLWTVSSASMPATRPPRSA
- the LOC124411531 gene encoding serine/threonine-protein kinase 10 isoform X3, giving the protein MSFLSNLKKAFHFGGNDAKKKKLFNNIKMDCDPEEFWEMIGELGDGAFGKVYKAQSKQTQQLAAAKMCALEGEDDLADFMIEIDILSECKHPNIVELHEAYFMEGKLWMLIEYCDGGALDSIMVELEKALTEPQIAYICQHMTQGLAFLHKAKVIHRDLKAGNVLLTMAGGVKLADFGVSAKNKHTLQKHDTFIGTPYWMAPEVVLCETFRDNPYDFKVDIWSLGITLIEFAQMEPPNHEMSPMRVLLKIQKSDPPRLDQPGKWSKDFNEFVAKALIKDPAARPTADELLKHPFVNRTLDSKPVRDLLLEYKADVVEEELLDEDAERTSQLPLELDQLGDDSASLRSDNDVKPAEKENVAAASVPHQREESNKREGEREGEKEERNKKLRKADSKENIPVSAEKKLAPKPPVANESNERRISREKGPAPLPPGTTTRHDTSKADDKENIPKPSVTEKNNTVTPVMTDKEKSIVNKKLEKKSISQNDSDDRDIKKVPAQIAGEERSHHIPVETCRSEEGSDKPKSVLNEKSVGEKKKPPPEKPVDGEVRRRSMDEKRKLPADKQQLSNEDKRKSAPVKPVHTPDGVKEPVCIRQTSVEERKRHEKKPLIEDQRPKYDIRHDARTVTDENFQSLDEKRKSVEDKLNAVLEKRISMDSAKRHSDHASIETLKRISGASTISQLSGKRTPKSSSTADVNSDLGTQTTLLKSRSQEASTNDSFGNNVSRSQSSEIYRDSSLDRKRENQARKEKNSGDTVDRSEYIHRRGSSAGTGVAVVTSTPVRSRSVSRSGSGDNVVVITGKSKPSEHQEDTRFNKSMVRITPDTPDPSNSLASNVSQVTVVTTHPPVLIDGMATPPPPRRQSPTSEVVIVANETNKTQVNESSTDDDGFTSLDSLEYTPQEQPIVICATDTSKRVGKKLDESEVVIVSPIVDDELMDTSHVSVVTVGDDKERVKDSSVVGKNSNTGTSTADHISSNNSRRRRRRSSSKSESGDEMLTPPRMSVMVAGTTVGSTDVDDLASPTKLMPNGIANVRGDGTAAGPWPMMAKHANESREESGGKGSKGKRISPDSSCSNEANSSHRSNSDEGSTRSHTPSKSVDRSDAESISTTISQDSRGSSRDNHLGRDSRQSSEIDDEVVLRRKPPEYTRDAPRQARTKEDIQIMNLKKKTRKRTRKFEIDGVVVTTTTSKVIYGDDENGKVYDDQIFRKQELRELKMLQKMEQKQFQDLSQKSQFTKDQQEKRFEQERLMLERGAEGDLDTLARQQRQQIERAETQQEADLRLASKKIRSEQERELKQFREGLKQELRLLKQEVDLMPKERRKNAFKTRKDKLEAEHEAREKVFLEKLNESHEMSLRRLSDSHRERIALMERQFLQQKQQLMRAREAAIWELEERQIKERQQLLKRQLKDIFFLQRHQMLIRHEKELEQMKRMNQRKEEELVKRQTVERRNLPKRIRTEMKAREMMFRESMRISMTAALTPDPDAERDKLKKFQENEKKRYRAEQQRFELKHARQLEELRAQSDASIKELEQLQNEKRKMLMEHETMKLKEQEESYTKELREWKAQLKPRKQKIEAELATEMEALESRYPGSLPTRLSDLSLISLDTSRGVSPVGMGVEITTTTGMSNSWRRSPRSFASTSRANSYIKPQPSPSAFSLPRVSLKHPGSEADATSLSGLEGASLDKKLANPNEFRPLSLQTRRTIRSTIGGAGGHLWTVSSASMPATRPPRSA
- the LOC124411531 gene encoding STE20-like serine/threonine-protein kinase isoform X8, which gives rise to MWLKRNSSTKTLRRLGRQKNTGNSINGSEQRTSQLPLELDQLGDDSASLRSDNDVKPAEKENVAAASVPHQREESNKREGEREGEKEERNKKLRKADSKENIPVSAEKKLAPKPPVANESNERRISREKGPAPLPPGTTTRHDTSKADDKENIPKPSVTEKNNTVTPVMTDKEKSIVNKKLEKKSISQNDSDDRDIKKVPAQIAGEERSHHIPVETCRSEEGSDKPKSVLNEKSVGEKKKPPPEKPVDGEVRRRSMDEKRKLPADKQQLSNEDKRKSAPVKPVHTPDGVKEPVCIRQTSVEERKRHEKKPLIEDQRPKYDIRHDARTVTDENFQSLDEKRKSVEDKLNAVLEKRISMDSAKRHSDHASIETLKRISGASTISQLSGKRTPKSSSTADVNSDLGTQTTLLKSRSQEASTNDSFGNNVSRSQSSEIYRDSSLDRKRENQARKEKNSGDTVDRSEYIHRRGSSAGTGVAVVTSTPVRSRSVSRSGSGDNVVVITGKSKPSEHQEDTRFNKSMVRITPDTPDPSNSLASNVSQVTVVTTHPPVLIDGMATPPPPRRQSPTSEVVIVANETNKTQVNESSTDDDGFTSLDSLEYTPQEQPIVICATDTSKRVGKKLDESEVVIVSPIVDDELMDTSHVSVVTVGDDKERVKDSSVVGKNSNTGTSTADHISSNNSRRRRRRSSSKSESGDEMLTPPRMSVMVAGTTVGSTDVDDLASPTKLMPNGIANVRGDGTAAGPWPMMAKHANESREESGGKGSKGKRISPDSSCSNEANSSHRSNSDEGSTRSHTPSKSVDRSDAESISTTISQDSRGSSRDNHLGRDSRQSSEIDDEVVLRRKPPEYTRDAPRQARTKEDIQIMNLKKKTRKRTRKFEIDGVVVTTTTSKVIYGDDENGKVYDDQIFRKQELRELKMLQKMEQKQFQDLSQKSQFTKDQQEKRFEQERLMLERGAEGDLDTLARQQRQQIERAETQQEADLRLASKKIRSEQERELKQFREGLKQELRLLKQEVDLMPKERRKNAFKTRKDKLEAEHEAREKVFLEKLNESHEMSLRRLSDSHRERIALMERQFLQQKQQLMRAREAAIWELEERQIKERQQLLKRQLKDIFFLQRHQMLIRHEKELEQMKRMNQRKEEELVKRQTVERRNLPKRIRTEMKAREMMFRESMRISMTAALTPDPDAERDKLKKFQENEKKRYRAEQQRFELKHARQLEELRAQSDASIKELEQLQNEKRKMLMEHETMKLKEQEESYTKELREWKAQLKPRKQKIEAELATEMEALESRYPGSLPTRLSDLSLISLDTSRGVSPVGMGVEITTTTGMSNSWRRSPRSFASTSRANSYIKPQPSPSAFSLPRVSLKHPGSEADATSLSGLEGASLDKKLANPNEFRPLSLQTRRTIRSTIGGAGGHLWTVSSASMPATRPPRSA
- the LOC124411531 gene encoding STE20-like serine/threonine-protein kinase isoform X7, with amino-acid sequence MWLKRNSSTKTLRRLGRQKNTGNSINGSPCSSPSCNCQRTSQLPLELDQLGDDSASLRSDNDVKPAEKENVAAASVPHQREESNKREGEREGEKEERNKKLRKADSKENIPVSAEKKLAPKPPVANESNERRISREKGPAPLPPGTTTRHDTSKADDKENIPKPSVTEKNNTVTPVMTDKEKSIVNKKLEKKSISQNDSDDRDIKKVPAQIAGEERSHHIPVETCRSEEGSDKPKSVLNEKSVGEKKKPPPEKPVDGEVRRRSMDEKRKLPADKQQLSNEDKRKSAPVKPVHTPDGVKEPVCIRQTSVEERKRHEKKPLIEDQRPKYDIRHDARTVTDENFQSLDEKRKSVEDKLNAVLEKRISMDSAKRHSDHASIETLKRISGASTISQLSGKRTPKSSSTADVNSDLGTQTTLLKSRSQEASTNDSFGNNVSRSQSSEIYRDSSLDRKRENQARKEKNSGDTVDRSEYIHRRGSSAGTGVAVVTSTPVRSRSVSRSGSGDNVVVITGKSKPSEHQEDTRFNKSMVRITPDTPDPSNSLASNVSQVTVVTTHPPVLIDGMATPPPPRRQSPTSEVVIVANETNKTQVNESSTDDDGFTSLDSLEYTPQEQPIVICATDTSKRVGKKLDESEVVIVSPIVDDELMDTSHVSVVTVGDDKERVKDSSVVGKNSNTGTSTADHISSNNSRRRRRRSSSKSESGDEMLTPPRMSVMVAGTTVGSTDVDDLASPTKLMPNGIANVRGDGTAAGPWPMMAKHANESREESGGKGSKGKRISPDSSCSNEANSSHRSNSDEGSTRSHTPSKSVDRSDAESISTTISQDSRGSSRDNHLGRDSRQSSEIDDEVVLRRKPPEYTRDAPRQARTKEDIQIMNLKKKTRKRTRKFEIDGVVVTTTTSKVIYGDDENGKVYDDQIFRKQELRELKMLQKMEQKQFQDLSQKSQFTKDQQEKRFEQERLMLERGAEGDLDTLARQQRQQIERAETQQEADLRLASKKIRSEQERELKQFREGLKQELRLLKQEVDLMPKERRKNAFKTRKDKLEAEHEAREKVFLEKLNESHEMSLRRLSDSHRERIALMERQFLQQKQQLMRAREAAIWELEERQIKERQQLLKRQLKDIFFLQRHQMLIRHEKELEQMKRMNQRKEEELVKRQTVERRNLPKRIRTEMKAREMMFRESMRISMTAALTPDPDAERDKLKKFQENEKKRYRAEQQRFELKHARQLEELRAQSDASIKELEQLQNEKRKMLMEHETMKLKEQEESYTKELREWKAQLKPRKQKIEAELATEMEALESRYPGSLPTRLSDLSLISLDTSRGVSPVGMGVEITTTTGMSNSWRRSPRSFASTSRANSYIKPQPSPSAFSLPRVSLKHPGSEADATSLSGLEGASLDKKLANPNEFRPLSLQTRRTIRSTIGGAGGHLWTVSSASMPATRPPRSA